A genomic segment from Spinacia oleracea cultivar Varoflay chromosome 3, BTI_SOV_V1, whole genome shotgun sequence encodes:
- the LOC110783154 gene encoding uncharacterized protein, which translates to MATTTLRLRLWTSKLNSLFPQPKLTILPFRKTLYKPFSSRSLSSTAHLPKSVGTHNGSFHCDEALGCFLLRHTSKFADSQLIRTRDLQVLESLDAVIDVGGFYDPCRDRYDHHQKGFDEVFGHGFGTKLSSAGLVYKHYGKEIIAKELQLDQEHPDVHKLFLAVYKNFVEAVDAVDNGVNQYSADLSPKYVINTYLSSRVGRLNLGWTDPDQSAERENEAFQKAMALAGNEFLESIHFHAQSWLPARSIVVECLQARQDIDSSGEIMVLKKSCPWKLHIFELEEEMKVEPSIKYVIYEDDRRTSWRVQAVAVGPDRFESRKPLPQHWRGLEGKELSEIAGIPGCVFAHMSGFIGGNQTYQGALKMARASLKV; encoded by the exons ATGGCAACAACAACACTGCGTCTTCGACTATGGACCTCCAAGCTAAATTCCCTCTTCCCGCAACCAAAGCTCACCATTTTACCCTTCAGAAAAACCCTGTACAAGCCGTTTTCTTCtcgttctctctcctccaccgCCCACCTTCCGAAGAGCGTAGGAACACACAACGGCAGCTTTCACTGCGACGAAGCTCTCGGCTGCTTTCTCCTTCGTCACACCTCCAAATTCGCCGATTCTCAGCTTATTCGAACTCGAGACCTTCAG GTGTTGGAGTCGCTGGATGCTGTTATAGATGTTGGAGGATTTTATGATCCGTGCCGAGATCGATATGATCATCATCAGAAGGGTTTTGATGAGGTTTTTGGTCATGGGTTTGGGACTAAACTTAGTAGTGCTGGGCTTGTATACAAG CATTATGGAAAAGAGATAATTGCTAAGGAGCTTCAGCTTGATCAGGAGCATCCAGATGTGCATAAGTTGTTTCTAGCTGTCTACAAGAATTTTGTCGAG GCGGTTGATGCTGTAGACAATGGGGTCAATCAATACAGTGCAGACCTATCACCAAAATATGTCATTAACACATACTTGTCATCTAGAGTTGGAAGATTGAATCTTGGCTGGACAGATCCTGATCAGTCAGCTGAGCGTGAAAATGAGGCCTTCCAGAAGGCAATGGCATTGGCTGGGAATGAGTTTTTGGAG AGCATTCATTTTCATGCACAATCATGGCTACCGGCTAGATCAATTGTAGTAGAGTGTCTTCAAGCAAGGCAAGATATCGACTCCAGTGGTGAAATCATGGTGCTGAAGAAGTCTTGCCCT TGGAAACTTCACATCTTTGAGCTTGAGGAGGAAATGAAGGTTGAACCTTCTATCAAATACGTTATCTATGAG GATGATAGACGAACTTCTTGGCGAGTGCAGGCAGTGGCTGTTGGACCAGATAGATTTGAAAGCCGAAAACCCTTGCCACAACATTGGAGGGGTTTGGAGGGAAAAGAGCTATCAGAGATAGCAGGGATCCCTGGCTGTGTATTTGCACACATGAGTGGTTTTATTGGTGGAAATCAGACTTATCAGGGTGCTCTTAAAATGGCAAGAGCTTCCTTGAAAGTATAA
- the LOC110783068 gene encoding B3 domain-containing transcription factor VRN1, translating into MARSSRFDGPKFFKVFLPEHYARQLHICSNFKSNLNSSNVTREATITRPGTTQQWKVELLEKNTEFYFQKGWNKFVKDNNMKIGEFMVFTYNGNSNFSVKLYGTHCCLKEDVEEGEEIDDVTLINDDVKVNRPKLGRRPKWVLESEVVKAAEAYRMTHPEIPSFLVGISICYTSNMCIPSKWVSAHLNITTDECSITLTIPRSEKAWCVKMITHPRYRDRGGLRWRLSRGLDKFFLDNNIQIGDVCVFKLVEDRHYTFKVIIFHKSHYN; encoded by the exons ATGGCTCGTTCATCTCGCTTCGACGGCCCTAAGTTTTTCAAGGTTTTTCTCCCGGAGCATTACGCGCGCCAATTA CACATTTGttcaaacttcaagtcaaaCCTAAACTCTTCAAATGTAACAAGAGAAGCCACCATAACAAGGCCCGGCACAACCCAACAATGGAAGGTAGAACTACTAGAAAAAAACACCGAATTCTACTTCCAAAAAGGTTGGAATAAGTTTGTAAAGGACAACAACATGAAAATCGGAGAATTCATGGTTTTCACATACAATGGAAACTCAAACTTTAGTGTTAAACTCTACGGCACACATTGTTGCCTCAAAGAGGACGTTGAAGAAGGTGAAGAAATTGATGACGTCACATTGATCAATGATGACGTGAAAGTGAATAGGCCAAAATTAGGGAGGCGTCCAAAATGGGTTCTTGAAAGTGAAGTTGTTAAGGCAGCCGAAGCTTATAGGATGACTCATCCTGAAATACCGTCTTTTTTGGTTGGCATCAGCATTTGTTATACTAGCAATATG TGCATACCGAGCAAATGGGTGAGTGCCCATTTGAATATCACAACAGACGAGTGTTCCATAACGCTAACCATACCAAGGTCGGAGAAAGCTTGGTGTGTGAAGATGATCACACACCCGCGATACCGCGACCGGGGTGGCTTGCGTTGGAGGCTATCGAGAGGGCTTGATAAATTCTTTCTTGATAACAATATCCAAATTGGAGATGTTTGTGTGTTCAAGCTTGTGGAAGATCGTCATTATACCTTTAAAGTCATCATCTTTCATAAGAGTCACTATAACTAA
- the LOC110783156 gene encoding uncharacterized protein, producing MEWFFYLLFGSLSAVVAVIELSKNNKDRINTSTAFNSFKNNYVLVYSLMMAGDWLQGPYVYYLYSTYGFGKGDIGQLFIAGFGSSMLFGTIVGSLADKQGRKRACVTYCITYILSCITKHSPQYKVLMLGRILGGIATSLLFSAFESWLVAEHNKRGFEQQWLSVTFSKAIFLGNGLVAILSGLVGNLLVDTFGFGPVAPFDAAACLLAIGMAIILSSWTENYGDPSENKDLLAQFKGAAIAIASDEKIALLGAIQSLFEGSMYTFVFLWTPALSPNDEEIPHGFIFATFMLASMLGSSIASRLLARSSPRVESYMQIVFSISAVSLLLPIVTNFLVEPSKVKGGGISFSGCIQVLGFCAFEACVGIFWPSIMKMRSQYIPEEARSTIMNFFRIPLNIFVCVVLYNVNAFPITVMFGMCSIFLFVASILQRRLMAISEKPKTEAYGLKERDTESEPMNI from the exons ATGGAGTGGTTCTTCTACCTGTTATTCGGATCTCTTTCTGCAGTCGTTGCGGTAATTGAGCTAAGCAAGAACAACAAAGATCGTATCAATACTTCCACTGCTTTCAATTCCTTCAAAAACAATTATGTCCTCGTTTATTCTCTCATGATGG CTGGCGACTGGTTGCAGGGTCCATATGTATACTATCTTTATAGTACTTATGGTTTCGGGAAAGGGGATATTGGACAGCTATTCATTGCTGGTTTCGGATCCTCTATGCTATTTGGGACAATCGTCGGATCTCTGGCTGACAAACA GGGCCGGAAGAGGGCATGTGTGACTTATTGCATTACCTACATTCTGAGTTGCATCACCAAACATTCTCCTCAATACAAAGTCCTTATGCTGGGTCGAATTCTAGGAGGCATAGCCACATCACTTCTTTTCTCTGCATTTGAGTCATGGCTTGTTGCAGAGCACAACAAG AGGGGCTTTGAGCAACAATGGCTGTCTGTAACTTTCTCAAAAGCAATTTTTCTTGGGAACGGTCTCGTCGCTATTCTTTCTGGATTGGTCGGAAATTTGCTGGTGGATACATTCGGGTTTGGGCCTGTTGCACCCTTCGACGCTGCAGCATGTCTTCTTGCTATAGGCATGGCCATCATTTTATCATCATGGACTGAGAACTATGGAGATCCATCAGAGAATAAGGATTTGCTTGCACAGTTCAAGGGTGCTGCAATAGCTATTGCTTCGG ATGAAAAAATAGCTTTACTTGGAGCCATCCAGTCATTGTTTGAGGGTTCTATGTATACCTTTGTGTTCCTCTGGACCCCTGCATTGAGCCCAAACGATGAGGAAATTCCACACGGGTTTATTTTTGCAACTTTTATGCTGGCTTCGATGTTGGGAAGCTCTATTGCATCTCGGCTTCTGGCTCGTTCATCTCCTAGAGTTGAGAGCTATATGCAAATAGTTTTCTCCATATCCGCTGTATCTCTCTTGCTACCAATTGTGACGAAT TTCCTTGTAGAGCCCTCAAAGGTGAAGGGTGGTGGCATCAGTTTTTCAGGTTGCATCCAAGTTCTCGGCTTCTGTGCTTTTGAAGCATGTGTTGGAATTTTCTGGCCATCTATCATGAAGATGAGGTCCCAGTACATTCCGGAGGAAGCCAGGAGTACCATCATGAACTTCTTCCGCATTCCTCTTAATATTTTTGTCTGTGTTGTTCTATACAAT GTCAACGCTTTCCCCATCACTGTCATGTTTGGCATGTGCTCAATCTTCCTCTTCGTAGCGTCTATCTTGCAGAGACGACTCATGGCGATTTCTGAAAAACCTA AAACAGAAGCATATGGACTCAAGGAAAGAGATACTGAATCCGAGCCAATGAACATCTGA
- the LOC110783155 gene encoding rhodanese-like domain-containing protein 14, chloroplastic, which yields MATFTSITQHQSISSSLYQKFHESTHIYSSKSSQSSSLMVSLGRTPAGSLHYRGSPVGLSIRNAATKQAKSPAEEEWKVKREALLQNRVRSVDAKEALRLQKENKFVILDVRPEAEFKEGHPPEAINAQIYRLIKEWTAWDIARRAAFAFFGIFSGTEENPNFIQEVESKINKDAKIIVACSAGGTMKPTQNLPEGQQSRSLIAAYLLVLNGYKNVFHLEGGLYSWSKEDLPLVSEE from the exons ATGGCCACTTTCACTTCAATTACTCAACACCAGTCAATTTCGTCGTCATTGTACCAAAAATTTCATGAATCAACCCATATTTACTCCTCAAAATCTAGTCAGTCATCTTCTCTGATGGTCAGCTTAGGAAGAACTCCTGCAGGTAGTTTACACTATCGCGGCTCACCAGTGGGATTAAGCATCCGAAATGCAGCAACTAAACAAGCTAAATCTCCAG CTGAAGAAGAGTGGAAGGTAAAGCGTGAAGCTCTGCTACAGAATAGG GTAAGAAGTGTAGACGCAAAAGAAGCTCTGCGTCTGCAGAAGGAAAATAAGTTTGTGATTCTAGATGTACGGCCAGAGGCAGAGTTTAAAGAG GGGCACCCACCAGAAGCAATTAATGCGCAAATATATAGGCTTATAAAGGAATGGACTGCATGGGACATTGCCAGACGAGCTGCATTTGCATTTTTCGGTATCTTTTCTGGCACAgaagaaaaccctaatttcataCAAG AGGTTGAATCAAAAATCAACAAAGATGCCAAGATTATAGTGGCCTGCTCAGCTGGGGGCACTATGAAACCCACCCAAAATCTTCCTGAAGGTCAACAATCAAG GTCATTGATAGCAGCATACTTGCTTGTACTCAATGGATACAAGAACGTCTTCCATCTAGAGGGAGGACTTTACAGTTGGTCCAAAGAAGATCTGCCACTAGTTTCAGAAGAATAG
- the LOC110783042 gene encoding uncharacterized protein, with product MEGLPEELCLKIFCFLDYKNLSTAQQVCRKWNVLGSDNTLWANLFKERWGEDRAVIYTPANSKSWKDMYIVQDRCDRVGLELKIIREGVDYYLIRRGEIRRHFGSRRQRKGQEASTLSRPGELTQDGSLVRGSSYGILEKMLFFIGDLEVASNEAKRSRLM from the exons ATGGAAGGATTACCAGAAGAGCTTTGCCTTAAGATCTTCTGTTTCTTGGATTATAAGAATCTGTCAACTGCTCAGCAAG TTTGCAGGAAATGGAATGTCTTGGGCTCAGATAATACTTTATGGGCTAACCTCTTCAAGGAGAGGTGGGGTGAAGACCGTGCTGTGATCTACACTCCGGCTAATTCAAAGTCATGGAAAGATATGTATATAGTGCAAGACCGTTGTGATCGTGTTGGATT AGAATTGAAGATAATTAGAGAGGGAGTTGATTATTACCTCATCCGCCGTGGTGAAATACGTCGTCATTTCGGTTCAAGGAGACAGCGGAAAGGGCAAGAGGCTAGCACGTTGAGCCGTCCGGGTGAACTTACTCAAGACGGGTCTTTGGTAAGAGGATCTAGTTATGGGATCCTAGAGAAGATGCTGTTCTTTATTGGGGATTTGGAGGTTGCTTCTAATGAAGCGAAACGAAGCCGATTAATGTGA